The nucleotide sequence AAGAATTTTCAATCATAAAAAGGTTAATAATATCATTGAAAATAATTTTAGAAATCAAAGTTATCGTGCAAAAATTTTAAAAAAATTTTTAAGAAAAATTATCGTTCCTAATTTATTTTATAGCCAATATTATACTGATTTTTTTTTTCAAAAAAAAATTCAATCTATAAACAAAATTGAATACACATTTACGAAAGGGGATAATATTATTAGAAATAATGAGATTATAAATAATAAAAAATTTAAAATTTTATCTTATTTCAAAAAGGAATATGAGAATAAAATATGGAATAAAAAAAAATATTATTGTCTTGTTATAGGAGACTTTTTAATAATAAGCATGATATTTATTCTGTTTATATTATACATTTTTTATTTTGAAAATAAAATATTCCAGAATAATAGAGAGATAAATTTTTTGATTATTAATATATTATTAATATCATTAATTACCATTACAATTTTAAAATATCATTCTAAGATATTATATATTATTCCTTTTTGCATACTACCTATAAGTATACGTGCTTTTTTCAATTTTAATTTGAGTATTTTTATTCATTTAATAACTATTTTATTATTATCATTAATTACTCCAAATAGTTTTGAATTTATTTTTATTCAAATTACTACAGGTATTTTAGTTATGTTAACGAAACAAAACCCCTATAAGATGGCAAATCTTTTTATTGCTGCAACAAAAATAATCATTACTTATATCATCACTTTCAGTTTACTCACTTTAATACGTGAAGGTTCTTTGGAAAAAATTTCTTTGTATACTTTTTCTCTATTTTTTTTTAGTGGAATTTTAACTTTATTTGTTCATCCATTAATATTTCTTTTCGAAAAGTTATTGAATTTAACTTCAGATATTTCATTATTAGAATTGTCTGATCCCAATACTCCTATATTGAGATTATTATCTAAAAAAGCTCCAGGAACTTTACAGCATGTTTTAACAGTAGCAAACATTGCAGAAGAAGCAGCTGTTGCAATTGGGGCTAATTCTTTATTGGTAAGAATAGGGGCTATTTATCATGATATAGGAAAAATTAAAAACTCTACATTTTTTACTGAAAACCAACAGAATATAATTGATCCTCATAAAGAATTAAGTCCGATAGAAAGTGCTAAAATTATTTTAGAACATGTATCAGTAGGAGTTGAACTTGCAAAAAAATATCATTTACCTGATCCTGTTACTGATTTTATACGTACTCATCATGGAAATAATATTGTTTATTATTTTTATAAAAAACAAAAAAAAAAATATCCAAATGTAAAAGTGGATAAAAAACAATTCCAATATTCTGGCCCTAAACCATTTTCCAAAGAAACCGCTATTGTCATGATAGCTGATTCTGTAGAAGCGGCTTCAAAAAGTATAAAAAATCCGTCTGCTAAAGATTTAGAGAATTTAGTGGAAAACATAATAAAAAAACAAAAAATTGAAAATCAATTTTCTAATGCAGACATTACTTTAAAAGAAATAGAAAAAGTAAAACAAGTTTTAAAAAAGAAATTAAGGAATATTTATCACACTAGAATTGAATATCCGAAGCTTTGATTTAATATTATTTGTTTATTTTATAGATCTGCTTTAGATTTGTTGTATATTTTTTGGGGAGAGTTGCCGGAGTGGTTAACGGAGCAGTTTGCTAAACTGTCGGTATATTGTAAATACCGCGTGGGTTCGAATCCCACATTCTCCGCAACGGCGGGGTATAGCGTAGTTTGGTTATCGCGCCTGGTTTGGGACCAGGAGATCGTAGGTTCAAATCCTGCTACCCCGATACTATTAATATAGATCACGTGGCTCAAACGGACAGAGCAACTGCCTTCTAAGCAGTAGGTTACAGGTTCGAATCCTGTCGTGATCATTTCTTACCTTTCTTACCTTCTAACACTTCGTCTATCATCCCATACTCTTTAGCTTCTATAGAAGTCATCCAATAATCCCTATCTGAATCTTTTTCTATTTTTTCAATAGGTAATCCAGAATGTTTTGATATAATCTCATAAAGTTCTTGTTTCAATTTTAAAATTTCACGAACTGTGATTTCAATATCTGAAGCTTGACCTTGCGTTCCTCCTATAGGTTGATGAATCATAACTCTAGAATGTTTTAATGCAGATCTTTTATTTTTTTCTCCCGCACAAAGTAATACAGCTGACATGGAGGCAGCCATTCCAGTACAAATGGTTGCTACATCTGGTTCTACAATTTGCATTGTATCATATATACCTAATCCAGCATAAACATCTCCTCCTGGAGAATTAATGTATATTTGTATATCCTTCGTAGAATCTACAGATTGTAAAAACAATAGTTGAGCTTGTACTATATTGGATACTTGATCTTCTATTGCTGTTCCTAAAAAAATGACTCTGTCCATCATCAAACGAGAAAACACATCCATCTGAGCTACATTTAATTTTCTTTCTTCCACAATATAAGGAGTCATAAATTTAATATATTCATCAATTGTTAAACTACTAATTTTTTTATGTTTTATTGCATACAGCATAAACTCTTTTGAGTTTTTATGATAATTCATTTTTTTTATATTGAAACTTTCGTCAAAGTTACTTTCTTCCACATAAAATTTTAATAAAAAATATTGAAATTATAAACTTTTAATTTAAAAGTATTGATTTTGTACAAAAAATTAACAATACAAACAATTATCTATTCTATAGGATTCATATTTCCTAGAATTGTTAATTATGCTTTTTTAAAATTTTTTACTCTTTGTTTTAAAAGAGAAGAATTTTCTCTTTATACAGATATGTATGCATTGTCTTTTATGATCATAGGATTTCTTTCTTTTGGATTAGAAAACACTTATTTTAGATTTTTATATAAAAAAAATTATAATCAAGAAATTGTTTTTTCAACAGGAGTTATAATACAATTTCTTATAAGTTCTTTGTTTTTAATAATATCTATAAATATAGTAAAATATTTATCAGCCATTGCTGGATATGATAATCATCCAGAATATTTCTTGATGTTCTTTTTAATCATATTTTTTGATACAATTTGTATTCTTCCTATGGCTTGGTTTCGTGCTAATGATAAACCTTTACAATATTCTACAATAAATGTTACAAATATATTGATACAATCGTTTGTGATAATATATTTATTCTCTTGTTCTGATAAGATTTATCAAAAAACTTTCTTTTTTTTCATTTTTAAATGGGTAGACTCTTTTACCGATAAAATCGGTTATATATTTTTTGCAAATATGATCTCTTCTTTAATGAATTTATTTTTGATACTTCCTATTATTTTGAAAAAAGTAACTATAAAAAAGTTTAGCAAAATTCTTGCTGTAAACATGTTAAGTTATGGGATCCCTGTAATGTTAGGAACTGTC is from Blattabacterium cuenoti and encodes:
- a CDS encoding HDIG domain-containing metalloprotein, which codes for MTFFFPKKEILKYKFSKGKTWSYGDLFSPFHFLVPKTSRDIDSEVKNLKKNQEIFCIRNEKIVKNIKKKIRKVSFIRKNKHYNKIVHRIIGSIYKYGYIKDYNNFTNKIHIIFLKKDEKWIPILYKRIFNHKKVNNIIENNFRNQSYRAKILKKFLRKIIVPNLFYSQYYTDFFFQKKIQSINKIEYTFTKGDNIIRNNEIINNKKFKILSYFKKEYENKIWNKKKYYCLVIGDFLIISMIFILFILYIFYFENKIFQNNREINFLIINILLISLITITILKYHSKILYIIPFCILPISIRAFFNFNLSIFIHLITILLLSLITPNSFEFIFIQITTGILVMLTKQNPYKMANLFIAATKIIITYIITFSLLTLIREGSLEKISLYTFSLFFFSGILTLFVHPLIFLFEKLLNLTSDISLLELSDPNTPILRLLSKKAPGTLQHVLTVANIAEEAAVAIGANSLLVRIGAIYHDIGKIKNSTFFTENQQNIIDPHKELSPIESAKIILEHVSVGVELAKKYHLPDPVTDFIRTHHGNNIVYYFYKKQKKKYPNVKVDKKQFQYSGPKPFSKETAIVMIADSVEAASKSIKNPSAKDLENLVENIIKKQKIENQFSNADITLKEIEKVKQVLKKKLRNIYHTRIEYPKL
- the clpP gene encoding ATP-dependent Clp endopeptidase proteolytic subunit ClpP translates to MNYHKNSKEFMLYAIKHKKISSLTIDEYIKFMTPYIVEERKLNVAQMDVFSRLMMDRVIFLGTAIEDQVSNIVQAQLLFLQSVDSTKDIQIYINSPGGDVYAGLGIYDTMQIVEPDVATICTGMAASMSAVLLCAGEKNKRSALKHSRVMIHQPIGGTQGQASDIEITVREILKLKQELYEIISKHSGLPIEKIEKDSDRDYWMTSIEAKEYGMIDEVLEGKKGKK
- a CDS encoding lipopolysaccharide biosynthesis protein, coding for MYKKLTIQTIIYSIGFIFPRIVNYAFLKFFTLCFKREEFSLYTDMYALSFMIIGFLSFGLENTYFRFLYKKNYNQEIVFSTGVIIQFLISSLFLIISINIVKYLSAIAGYDNHPEYFLMFFLIIFFDTICILPMAWFRANDKPLQYSTINVTNILIQSFVIIYLFSCSDKIYQKTFFFFIFKWVDSFTDKIGYIFFANMISSLMNLFLILPIILKKVTIKKFSKILAVNMLSYGIPVMLGTVSFSINENLDKILIKRWVSDEINGSYSACYKIATFMSIYIRIFRLGIEPFFFKKSKDSDAIYYYEEITYIFVLFGLIFYVLICGNINIFMKFLIDKKYHTAISIIPIIMMGNIFLGIYTNLSIFYKIIDKPIIGTYISLIGVLITFLFNIIFIIIYNSFMIPAWGTLISYGSMLVILYIWGKKQFFKFCNKKIRNIIIHFLFALFIVFMMKKKVLLNLFLQFLYLITIFLLEKKRLISLIK